In Schlegelella aquatica, one DNA window encodes the following:
- a CDS encoding cytochrome b/b6 domain-containing protein: MNTVPSRADEGRTRRVWDPLVRVLHWTFVAGVAAAWVTSEDGGALHEPIGYVIAAAVALRLAWGLIGPRYARFAQFVRGPGTTLAYAGAAWSGRAPRYVGHNPLGGWMILALLALLAITAATGWGMTTEAFFGDEWLEELHEGAATGLLGLVLLHVAGVVWSSLQHGENLVRAMIDGRKRPPAAGDVDAA, encoded by the coding sequence ATGAACACCGTGCCGAGCCGCGCGGACGAAGGCCGCACCCGCCGCGTCTGGGACCCGCTCGTGCGGGTGCTGCACTGGACCTTCGTGGCCGGTGTGGCCGCCGCCTGGGTCACGAGCGAGGACGGCGGCGCCCTGCACGAGCCGATCGGCTACGTGATCGCCGCGGCCGTCGCGCTCAGGCTGGCGTGGGGCCTCATCGGCCCCCGCTATGCGCGCTTCGCGCAGTTCGTGCGGGGGCCGGGCACGACGCTGGCCTATGCCGGCGCCGCGTGGTCCGGGCGCGCGCCCCGCTACGTGGGGCACAACCCGCTCGGGGGCTGGATGATCCTCGCCTTGCTCGCCCTGCTCGCGATCACAGCCGCCACCGGCTGGGGCATGACGACCGAGGCCTTCTTCGGCGACGAGTGGCTGGAGGAACTGCACGAAGGCGCGGCCACGGGCCTCCTGGGCCTGGTGCTGCTGCACGTCGCGGGCGTCGTGTGGTCGAGCTTGCAGCACGGCGAGAACCTCGTGCGGGCGATGATCGACGGCCGCAAGCGTCCGCCCGCCGCGGGCGACGTGGATGCGGCGTGA
- a CDS encoding PepSY domain-containing protein, with amino-acid sequence MKRIVPTLAAATFALVAGVAFASDKCDAGPKDQWQLKEALEKKLQAEGIKVKRIKIDDGCYEVYGTDAKGGRIERYFHPKTLEPVKN; translated from the coding sequence ATGAAACGCATCGTCCCGACCCTGGCTGCCGCCACGTTCGCCCTCGTCGCGGGGGTGGCCTTCGCGTCCGACAAGTGCGACGCCGGCCCGAAAGACCAATGGCAGCTCAAGGAGGCGCTGGAGAAGAAGCTCCAGGCCGAAGGCATCAAGGTCAAGCGCATCAAGATCGACGACGGCTGCTACGAGGTCTACGGCACCGATGCCAAGGGCGGACGCATCGAGCGGTACTTCCACCCGAAGACCCTCGAGCCCGTCAAGAACTGA
- a CDS encoding response regulator transcription factor — MQVLLLEDDIDLGQAVTEHLEAHGHEVQWVKRLAQAEAWMREHRADALLLDLSLPDGDALPALARWRAAGRREPALALTARGQVAERIAGLRAGADDYLVKPFDLDELIARLEAVRRRSGPAAPAPGIVLDAAARTARVGSRDVGFTAMEWAVLARLAQHPGRVYSRQEIESALADAGLSDAQSNSLEVIVSRLRKKLGAGAIHTLRGLGYRFDPAAGA; from the coding sequence ATGCAAGTGCTGCTGCTGGAAGACGACATCGACCTCGGTCAAGCGGTGACCGAGCACCTGGAGGCGCACGGGCACGAGGTGCAGTGGGTCAAGCGCCTGGCGCAGGCCGAGGCCTGGATGCGAGAGCACCGCGCGGACGCGCTGCTGCTCGACTTGTCGCTGCCCGACGGGGACGCCTTGCCGGCGCTGGCCCGGTGGCGCGCGGCGGGCCGCCGCGAACCCGCGCTCGCCCTGACGGCCCGCGGCCAGGTGGCCGAACGCATCGCAGGCCTGCGCGCCGGCGCCGACGACTACCTCGTCAAGCCGTTCGACCTAGACGAGCTCATCGCGCGGCTGGAGGCCGTGCGGCGCCGCAGCGGGCCGGCCGCCCCGGCCCCGGGCATCGTGCTCGACGCGGCCGCGCGCACGGCGCGCGTGGGCAGCCGCGACGTCGGCTTCACCGCGATGGAATGGGCCGTGCTGGCGCGCCTGGCCCAGCACCCGGGGCGCGTCTACAGCCGGCAGGAGATCGAGTCGGCCCTCGCCGACGCGGGCCTGTCGGACGCGCAGAGCAACTCGCTGGAGGTGATCGTCAGCCGCCTGCGCAAGAAGCTCGGCGCCGGCGCCATCCACACGCTGCGGGGCCTGGGCTACCGCTTCGATCCGGCGGCCGGCGCATGA
- a CDS encoding ATP-binding protein has protein sequence MKARSLEAGLRWRLVAVLTLLWVAGTLGAGVALWHETGEVLDSALAETAQRLLVLPLQDDEAATPRVAEVGEHEERVIYQVFDARGRLRLRSHEAPEEPLGQDLADGLHRLGPWRVAVITRDDGRRRAVVAEALEHRVESVTESLLALMWPLAVLLPAAVVLVGVVIRRGLAGVRQTGEALDRRAAHELDPLPLAPVPVEMQPFVRSVNALLARVGQLLQAEQAFAAQAGHELRTPLAAARAQAQRLLAHTGDEGLQERVRSLLRQIDRLTRTSERLLDLARLRGGAALRRSALDLAELARLVVSDFGGEGAAVSVRVVAPPPVLQADADLLALALRNLVENALRHGRTPVVVEVAPGRLTVLDAGAGVSPEEWERLARPFERGATPAGGTGLGLALVAQVARAHGAELRAAQAPGGGFAVTLEWPRPR, from the coding sequence ATGAAGGCGCGCTCGCTGGAGGCGGGGCTGCGCTGGCGCCTGGTGGCGGTGCTGACGCTGCTGTGGGTGGCCGGCACCCTCGGCGCCGGTGTGGCGCTGTGGCACGAGACGGGCGAGGTGCTCGACAGCGCGCTGGCAGAGACCGCGCAACGCCTGCTGGTGTTGCCCCTGCAGGACGACGAGGCGGCGACGCCGCGCGTGGCCGAGGTGGGCGAGCACGAAGAGCGTGTCATCTATCAGGTGTTCGACGCGCGCGGTCGGCTGCGCCTGCGCTCGCACGAGGCGCCCGAGGAGCCGCTCGGCCAGGACCTGGCCGACGGCCTGCATCGCCTGGGCCCCTGGCGGGTGGCCGTCATCACCCGCGACGACGGACGCCGCCGGGCGGTGGTGGCCGAGGCGCTGGAGCACCGTGTCGAATCGGTGACCGAGAGTCTGCTCGCGCTGATGTGGCCGCTCGCGGTGCTGCTGCCCGCCGCCGTCGTGCTCGTGGGGGTCGTGATCCGGCGCGGCCTGGCGGGCGTGCGGCAGACGGGCGAGGCGCTGGACCGGCGCGCGGCACACGAGCTCGACCCGCTGCCGCTCGCCCCGGTGCCGGTGGAGATGCAGCCGTTCGTGCGTTCGGTCAATGCGCTGCTCGCGCGCGTGGGCCAGCTGCTGCAGGCCGAACAGGCCTTCGCCGCGCAGGCCGGGCACGAGTTGCGCACCCCGCTGGCCGCCGCGCGCGCGCAGGCGCAGCGCCTGCTGGCGCACACCGGCGACGAAGGCTTGCAGGAGCGCGTGCGCAGCCTGCTGCGTCAGATCGACCGCCTCACCCGCACCAGCGAGCGCCTGCTCGACCTTGCCCGCCTGCGCGGCGGTGCAGCGCTGCGCCGCAGTGCCCTCGATCTTGCCGAACTGGCCCGGCTGGTCGTCTCGGACTTCGGGGGCGAGGGCGCCGCCGTGTCGGTGCGGGTGGTCGCCCCGCCGCCCGTGCTGCAGGCCGATGCCGACCTGCTCGCCCTCGCGCTGCGCAACCTGGTGGAAAACGCGCTGCGCCACGGGCGCACGCCGGTCGTGGTGGAGGTGGCCCCCGGCCGGCTCACCGTCCTCGACGCCGGCGCGGGCGTCTCGCCCGAGGAGTGGGAGCGGCTCGCGCGGCCCTTCGAGCGCGGCGCCACCCCGGCCGGGGGCACGGGGCTCGGTCTGGCGCTGGTGGCCCAGGTGGCCCGCGCCCACGGCGCCGAGCTGCGCGCCGCGCAGGCGCCCGGCGGCGGCTTCGCCGTGACGCTCGAGTGGCCGCGGCCGCGTTGA
- the paaY gene encoding phenylacetic acid degradation protein PaaY — translation MPCYAIEDVIPVVHPTAYVHPTAVLIGDVLIGPGCYIGPAACLRGDFGRIVIEAGANVQDTCVIHGFPAHDTVVEEHGHIGHGAVLHSCIVRRDALVGMNAVVMDEAEVGPQAIVAACAFVPAGMKIPPRSLVAGVPAKVRRELSDQEVAWKQEGTRTYQDLTRRCLATMREVVPLRELEADRPRLRAPDVRPLIATKRDGQG, via the coding sequence ATGCCCTGTTATGCCATCGAGGACGTGATCCCTGTCGTTCATCCCACCGCCTACGTCCACCCGACGGCCGTGCTGATCGGCGACGTGCTGATCGGCCCCGGCTGCTACATCGGCCCCGCGGCCTGCCTGCGCGGCGACTTCGGACGCATCGTCATCGAGGCGGGGGCCAACGTGCAGGACACCTGCGTGATCCACGGCTTTCCGGCGCACGACACGGTGGTCGAGGAGCACGGCCACATCGGCCATGGCGCCGTGCTGCACAGCTGCATCGTGCGGCGCGATGCGCTGGTGGGCATGAATGCGGTGGTGATGGACGAGGCGGAGGTCGGGCCGCAGGCCATCGTGGCGGCCTGCGCCTTCGTGCCGGCGGGCATGAAGATCCCGCCTCGCTCGTTGGTGGCCGGCGTGCCGGCCAAGGTGCGGCGCGAGCTGTCGGACCAGGAAGTGGCCTGGAAGCAGGAGGGCACCCGCACCTACCAGGACTTGACGCGCCGGTGCCTGGCGACGATGCGCGAAGTGGTGCCGCTGCGCGAGCTCGAGGCCGACCGCCCGCGGCTGCGCGCGCCCGACGTGCGCCCGCTGATCGCCACCAAGCGCGACGGCCAGGGCTGA
- a CDS encoding enoyl-CoA hydratase-related protein has translation MSEPLVLVSQEGAVRTFTLNRPAALNSFTGEMHEALASALDAAAADTAVRCVVITGAGRGFCAGQDLSDPAVSVEPGSAPKDLGAVIERHWRPLAQRLRSMPVPTVAAVNGVAAGAGANLALNCDLVVAARTASFIQAFAKIGLVPDTGGTWLLPHLVGRARALGLALLGDKLPAEEAARIGLIWQCVDDAALAETVAALAARLAAMPTRALVATRAAIDAAAGSSMDEALGLETRWQRTLGRAHDYLEGVAAFGAKRPPVFTDRDVTVRGPDDEGAAH, from the coding sequence ATGTCCGAGCCGCTCGTTCTCGTCTCGCAAGAAGGTGCCGTTCGCACCTTCACGCTGAACCGCCCCGCGGCGCTCAACAGCTTCACCGGCGAGATGCACGAGGCCCTCGCGTCCGCGCTGGACGCGGCCGCGGCCGACACCGCCGTGCGCTGCGTCGTCATCACCGGCGCCGGCCGCGGCTTCTGCGCCGGGCAGGACCTGTCGGACCCGGCCGTCTCGGTGGAGCCCGGCTCCGCCCCCAAGGACCTGGGCGCGGTCATCGAGCGGCACTGGCGACCGCTCGCGCAGCGGCTGCGCTCGATGCCCGTGCCCACCGTGGCCGCCGTCAACGGGGTGGCCGCCGGCGCCGGGGCCAACCTCGCGCTCAACTGCGACCTGGTCGTCGCCGCCCGCACGGCGAGCTTCATCCAGGCCTTTGCCAAGATCGGCCTGGTGCCCGACACCGGCGGTACCTGGTTGCTGCCGCACCTGGTGGGCCGCGCCCGCGCGCTGGGCCTGGCCCTGCTCGGCGACAAGCTGCCCGCCGAAGAGGCCGCGCGCATCGGCCTGATCTGGCAGTGCGTGGACGACGCCGCCTTGGCCGAGACGGTCGCCGCTTTGGCCGCCCGCCTGGCCGCGATGCCGACCCGCGCGCTCGTCGCCACGCGCGCGGCGATCGACGCTGCCGCCGGCTCCTCGATGGACGAGGCACTCGGGCTCGAGACACGCTGGCAGCGCACGCTGGGCCGGGCCCACGACTACCTCGAGGGTGTGGCCGCCTTCGGCGCCAAGCGCCCGCCGGTCTTCACCGACCGCGACGTCACCGTGCGCGGCCCCGACGACGAGGGCGCGGCCCACTGA
- the paaI gene encoding hydroxyphenylacetyl-CoA thioesterase PaaI — protein MTPTPDAQRLAELVREGMYANDRASKALGMQVREVAPGRAVLTMTVREDMLNGHDICHGGLIATLADSAFAFACNSYNELTVASGFAIDLLAPARLGDVLTATCTEVARGGRTGLYDTEVVNQQGERIAVFRGRSYTAKGKPVVAV, from the coding sequence ATGACCCCGACCCCCGACGCGCAACGCCTGGCCGAACTGGTGCGCGAAGGCATGTATGCCAACGACCGCGCCTCGAAGGCGCTGGGCATGCAGGTGCGTGAGGTGGCGCCCGGGCGGGCGGTGCTCACGATGACGGTGCGCGAGGACATGCTCAACGGCCACGACATCTGCCATGGCGGCCTGATCGCCACGCTGGCGGACTCGGCTTTCGCCTTCGCCTGCAACTCGTACAACGAGCTCACGGTGGCTTCCGGCTTCGCGATCGATCTGCTCGCCCCGGCCCGGCTCGGCGACGTGTTGACCGCCACCTGCACCGAGGTCGCGCGCGGCGGCCGCACGGGCCTGTACGACACCGAGGTGGTCAACCAGCAGGGCGAACGCATCGCCGTCTTCCGCGGCCGCTCCTACACGGCCAAGGGCAAGCCGGTGGTGGCCGTCTGA
- the paaK gene encoding phenylacetate--CoA ligase PaaK — protein MPVKQPAPGDLEPIERASRDEIAALQLERLKATLRRAYECVPHYRRTFDARGVHPDDLKSLEDLAKFPFTTKKDLRDHYPFGLFAVPRDQIVRIHASSGTTGKPTVVGYTKNDIDTWAHLMARSIRAAGGRPGDMVHVAYGYGLFTGGLGAHYGAERLGCTVVPMSGGQTEKQVQLIQDFKPDIIMVTPSYMQVIIEEFVRQGLDPREMSIKVGIFGAEPWTEAMRGEIEAKAGIDAVDIYGLSEVMGPGVANECIETKDGPVIWEDHFYPEIIDPETGEVLPDGSEGELVFTSLTKEALPIIRYRTRDLTRLLPPTARSFRRMGKIVGRSDDMLIIRGVNVFPTQIEELILQLGPLSGQYQLVITREGHLDELLVRCELDPRHTSANRDEIARQLQHRIKTMVGVSTRVSVEPPESIERTLVGKARRVIDKRPR, from the coding sequence ATGCCCGTCAAGCAACCCGCCCCCGGCGATCTGGAGCCGATCGAGCGTGCCAGCCGCGACGAGATCGCTGCGCTGCAGCTCGAGCGCCTGAAGGCCACGCTGCGCCGCGCCTACGAATGCGTGCCGCACTACCGTCGGACCTTCGACGCGCGGGGCGTCCACCCCGATGACCTGAAATCGCTGGAGGATCTGGCGAAGTTCCCCTTCACGACGAAGAAGGACCTGCGCGACCACTACCCCTTCGGCCTGTTCGCGGTGCCGCGCGACCAGATCGTGCGCATCCACGCCTCCTCGGGCACCACCGGCAAGCCCACGGTCGTGGGCTACACCAAGAACGACATCGACACCTGGGCGCACCTGATGGCGCGCTCCATCCGCGCCGCCGGCGGGCGGCCGGGCGACATGGTGCACGTGGCGTACGGCTACGGCCTCTTCACGGGCGGCCTGGGGGCGCACTACGGCGCCGAGCGCCTCGGGTGCACGGTGGTGCCGATGTCGGGCGGCCAGACGGAGAAGCAGGTGCAGCTGATCCAGGACTTCAAGCCCGACATCATCATGGTCACCCCGAGCTACATGCAGGTGATCATCGAGGAGTTCGTGCGCCAAGGGCTGGACCCGCGCGAGATGAGCATCAAGGTCGGCATCTTCGGCGCCGAGCCGTGGACGGAGGCCATGCGCGGCGAGATCGAGGCCAAGGCCGGCATCGACGCCGTGGACATCTACGGGCTGTCGGAGGTGATGGGCCCGGGCGTGGCCAACGAGTGCATCGAGACGAAGGACGGCCCGGTCATCTGGGAAGACCACTTCTATCCCGAGATCATCGACCCCGAGACGGGCGAGGTGCTGCCCGACGGCAGCGAGGGTGAGCTCGTCTTCACCTCGCTCACGAAGGAAGCGCTGCCCATCATCCGCTACCGCACGCGCGACCTGACGCGCTTGTTGCCGCCCACCGCGCGCAGCTTCCGCCGCATGGGCAAGATCGTCGGCCGCTCGGATGACATGCTCATCATCCGCGGCGTGAACGTGTTCCCCACGCAGATCGAGGAACTCATCCTCCAGCTGGGGCCCCTGTCGGGTCAGTACCAGCTCGTCATCACGCGCGAGGGCCACCTCGACGAACTGCTGGTGCGCTGCGAGCTCGACCCGCGCCACACCAGCGCCAACCGCGACGAGATCGCGCGCCAGCTGCAGCACCGCATCAAGACGATGGTCGGTGTCAGCACCCGCGTGAGCGTCGAGCCGCCGGAGTCGATCGAGCGCACGCTGGTGGGCAAGGCCCGCCGCGTGATCGACAAGCGCCCCCGTTGA
- the paaA gene encoding 1,2-phenylacetyl-CoA epoxidase subunit PaaA, whose product MYTQAMDTAPQEARKPVRSAEEARLEERFEARIDEGGFVEAKDWMPEHYRKTLVRQISQHAHSEIVGMLPEGNWVTRAPTLKRKAILLAKIQDEGGHGLYLYAAAETLGVSRDEMLEALHSGRAKYSSIFNYPTLTWADVGVIGWLVDGAAIMNQVPLCRCSYAPYARAMIRICREESFHQRQGYDALLVMMQKGTDAQRAMVQDAVNRWWWPSLMMFGPHDSDSVHSAQSMRWGIKRISNDDLRQKFVDATVEQAKVLGVTLPDPDIRWNEERQHYDFGRIDWDEFWRVVGGEGPCNRERMAARVKAWEEGAWVREAALAYARKREAAREAA is encoded by the coding sequence ATGTACACCCAGGCCATGGACACCGCGCCGCAGGAGGCCCGCAAGCCGGTGCGTTCTGCGGAGGAAGCTCGGCTCGAGGAACGCTTCGAGGCCCGCATCGACGAAGGCGGCTTCGTCGAAGCCAAGGACTGGATGCCCGAGCACTACCGCAAGACGCTCGTGCGCCAGATCAGCCAGCACGCGCATTCCGAGATCGTCGGCATGCTGCCCGAAGGCAACTGGGTCACCCGCGCGCCCACGCTCAAGCGCAAGGCGATCTTGCTGGCCAAGATCCAGGACGAGGGCGGCCACGGCCTGTACCTCTACGCCGCCGCCGAGACGCTGGGTGTGAGCCGCGACGAGATGCTGGAGGCGCTGCACAGCGGCCGCGCGAAGTACAGCTCGATCTTCAACTACCCCACGCTCACCTGGGCCGACGTCGGCGTCATCGGCTGGCTGGTGGACGGCGCGGCCATCATGAACCAGGTGCCGCTGTGCCGCTGCTCGTACGCCCCCTATGCCCGCGCGATGATCCGCATCTGCCGCGAGGAGAGCTTCCACCAGCGCCAGGGTTACGACGCGCTGCTCGTGATGATGCAGAAAGGCACCGACGCCCAGCGCGCGATGGTGCAAGACGCGGTCAACCGCTGGTGGTGGCCGAGCCTGATGATGTTCGGCCCGCACGACAGCGACTCGGTGCATTCGGCGCAGTCGATGCGCTGGGGCATCAAGCGCATTTCCAACGACGACTTGCGGCAGAAGTTCGTCGACGCCACCGTCGAGCAGGCCAAGGTGCTCGGCGTGACCCTGCCCGACCCGGACATCCGTTGGAACGAGGAGCGTCAGCACTACGACTTCGGCCGCATCGACTGGGACGAGTTCTGGCGCGTGGTGGGTGGCGAAGGCCCGTGCAACCGCGAACGCATGGCCGCCCGCGTGAAGGCCTGGGAAGAAGGCGCCTGGGTGCGCGAAGCGGCGCTGGCCTATGCCCGCAAGCGCGAAGCCGCACGCGAGGCGGCATGA
- the paaB gene encoding 1,2-phenylacetyl-CoA epoxidase subunit PaaB encodes MSTENEWPLWEVFVRSRSGLDHKHCGSLHAPDARMAIQMAREVYTRRQEGSSVWVVRSDQIVASDPGDKDMYFDPMEDKVYRHPTFYKLPQSVDHM; translated from the coding sequence ATGAGCACCGAGAACGAATGGCCGCTGTGGGAAGTGTTCGTGCGCAGCCGCTCCGGCCTGGACCACAAGCACTGCGGAAGCCTGCATGCGCCCGACGCGCGCATGGCGATCCAGATGGCCCGAGAGGTGTACACGCGCCGCCAGGAGGGCAGCAGCGTGTGGGTGGTGCGCAGCGACCAGATCGTCGCGAGCGACCCGGGCGACAAGGACATGTACTTCGACCCGATGGAAGACAAGGTCTACCGCCACCCCACCTTCTACAAGCTGCCGCAGTCGGTGGACCACATGTGA
- the paaC gene encoding 1,2-phenylacetyl-CoA epoxidase subunit PaaC, with the protein MSQSIQIDRRPEVQYLLRAADTCLILAQRLGEWCGHAPILEEDIALTNMALDLIGQARALLTHAGVVEGRGKDRTYDEDQLAFLRDERDFFNPTLVELPNVSTGGPSRPGDFARTVVRNAMVSTYLKLLWERLRDSSDAELAAIAAKALKEARYHQQHAADWVVRLGDGTPESHRRMQEALDALWPYVPELFEADEVDAAAEASGLGPSCAALREPWYAEMTEILSEARLSMPAEGKFRSTGKRGVHSEHMGYLLAEMQYLQRAYPGGAW; encoded by the coding sequence ATGTCCCAGTCCATCCAGATCGACCGGCGTCCCGAGGTGCAGTACCTGCTGCGCGCCGCCGACACCTGCCTCATCCTCGCCCAGCGCCTGGGCGAGTGGTGCGGCCACGCCCCCATCCTCGAGGAGGACATCGCGCTGACCAACATGGCGCTGGACCTCATCGGGCAGGCCCGCGCGCTGCTCACGCACGCCGGGGTCGTCGAAGGGCGCGGCAAGGACCGCACCTACGACGAGGACCAGCTCGCCTTCCTGCGCGACGAGCGCGACTTCTTCAACCCGACGCTGGTCGAACTGCCCAATGTGAGCACCGGCGGGCCCTCGCGCCCGGGCGACTTCGCACGCACGGTGGTGCGCAATGCGATGGTCTCGACCTACCTGAAGCTGCTGTGGGAGCGCCTGCGCGACTCCAGCGACGCCGAGCTCGCCGCCATCGCTGCCAAGGCGCTGAAGGAAGCCCGCTACCACCAGCAGCATGCCGCCGATTGGGTGGTGCGTCTGGGCGACGGCACGCCGGAGTCGCACCGCCGCATGCAGGAGGCGCTGGACGCGCTGTGGCCGTACGTGCCGGAGCTGTTCGAAGCCGACGAGGTGGATGCCGCCGCCGAGGCGAGCGGACTGGGCCCGAGCTGCGCCGCGCTGCGCGAGCCCTGGTACGCCGAGATGACCGAGATCCTTTCCGAGGCGCGGTTGTCGATGCCCGCCGAGGGCAAGTTCCGCAGCACGGGCAAGCGCGGGGTGCACAGCGAGCACATGGGCTACCTGCTCGCCGAGATGCAGTACCTGCAGCGGGCCTACCCGGGAGGCGCGTGGTGA
- the paaD gene encoding 1,2-phenylacetyl-CoA epoxidase subunit PaaD translates to MTTAPGSAAPAAEAGRLQRAWAALQQVLDPEVPALSVCDLGIVRDVREDGAMLEVVLTPTYSGCPATEVIERAVLDAIDAAGLGPARVTLQRAPAWTTDWISEEGRRKLREYGIAPPAATRETGTATIRVLPRTPVPCPRCGSNRTERLSAFGSTACKALYRCLDCREPFEHFKPI, encoded by the coding sequence GTGACCACCGCGCCCGGCTCCGCCGCACCGGCCGCCGAGGCCGGGCGCCTGCAACGCGCCTGGGCGGCGCTGCAGCAGGTGCTCGACCCGGAAGTGCCGGCGCTGTCGGTCTGCGACCTGGGCATCGTGCGCGACGTCCGGGAAGACGGCGCCATGCTGGAAGTCGTGCTCACGCCCACCTACAGCGGATGCCCCGCCACCGAGGTGATCGAGCGCGCGGTGCTCGATGCGATCGACGCGGCCGGCCTGGGCCCTGCGCGCGTGACGTTGCAGCGCGCCCCCGCCTGGACGACCGACTGGATCAGCGAAGAAGGCCGCCGCAAGCTGCGCGAGTACGGCATCGCGCCGCCGGCCGCGACGCGCGAGACAGGCACCGCAACGATCCGCGTGCTGCCCCGCACCCCGGTGCCGTGCCCGCGCTGCGGCAGCAACCGCACCGAGCGACTGTCCGCCTTCGGCTCGACCGCATGCAAGGCGCTGTACCGCTGCCTGGATTGCCGCGAGCCGTTCGAACACTTCAAGCCCATCTGA